ACAATAAAATACAAGACAATAATTTGCGTTAAAGCAAATAACAGATTCACTCAAGAAATCACTGAgtaaagatttttaaattaacattaaaaaatctgGGTAAATATAGAAAGTTTGTATgtgagtgtgtgtgtgtgtgtgtttatATGTATCttattaataatgtaatataatttagtaCATTGTGTCTTCATGAAGATAAATTATGAGCCGATTTTACTTCaatatttaaggaaatatgtacaatgttatataccCGTTAAGTTAAACAAAGATTTGAGAATAATATTCATTCCCTTGTTTCAATTTGGAACACTGTCATTAATGCTTCAACGAGGAAGTAattcttttacaaatattcatttataaatcTGCAAACCAAAATATGTAAACTCATTTCTAGCATTCATGATAGTTATTCTACAATAAGAATTTTTCTGGAGaacaataaaattctttcgaaaatattcacaaaattatttaacgtaattatatagcatatatattttgtgtaaGCGTTGCACTTCTCATACATAAGCAAACGATTTTCTTTatcatcttctttttcatctaacattttcttttgcaCTTCGtatgtttttcttttgtaagtaagtaaaaaatttacatagtATTCAATGCGAAATCGTTCATGCCCGCTTATTCCAGAGATTATTACGTCACAGATTATATCATacttattacgtactcactACCTAGAATGATCTTATGCtcataaaaattagaaaaatattgtcctagtaatataaaatgtattttagtGATATTTACTCGCGTGTTAAGACCAGTTGCGTTTTTATATCTGCTCAAATGCCGAAAACGATGAACACTTGAAAACCTTGTACATTCCTAAACTCGATTGACCTTTTTGGACTTCACAATAATGCCACTCAAAGAATTTTCGAATTCTCAATTCAACAAGATATTTTAGTCGGTCAAATGAAACGACGTTTAGTTACATGAATGtacattaatgaaaatttggaGTTCTTGGAGTTTGCTAAAACAAGCCgcgtatttttcattcttttttattattaaactgtATTATGTGATATGTATTgttactttttcttatttaaaatattacgtttcaAATAATGCTTTTTATTAAGTTTCCaattgttatatttctattaacaaTCCAAACATGATTTACGACGAGCAATATCATGTTtcaatcaatattttttattaaatttacaattgtcatatttatattaacaatCAAAGCATGATTTACAAATAAGCAAAATCACGTTTTAACCAATgctttttattcaatttacaaTTGTCATATTCATATTAACAATCAAAGCATGATTTACAAACAAGCAAAATCACGTTTTAACCAATGCcttttattcaatttacaattattatatttttgttaacaaTGATAATATGATTTAGAACAAGTAAACGCATACGTTGAGTAGCAGCAGCGCACCAATCAGAGAACGAGAAGCGCAGCGTGGCTCGCGATTGGTGCGTCGCTGGACGGGTTTAACGGGTATAAAAGCGCTGCTGTTCCGACGCTTGGCATCATTTTCTACCTAAGCGTGGAAGAGAGCTCTtcgttgtttttgtttcttgtGTAAACAATCTTTGAAAGAAGAGATGTCTGGACGTGGAAAAGGTGGAAAAATCAAGGGAAAGGCGAAGTCTCGTTCTAATAGAGCAGGCTTGCAATTCCCCGTTGGTCGTATTCATAGACTGCTTCGTAAAGGAAATTACGCAGAACGCGTTGGTGCTGGTGCACCTGTTTACTTGGCGGCCGTAATGGAATATTTGGCTGCTGAAGTTTTGGAATTGGCTGGTAATGCAGCCAGAGACAACAAGAAGACTAGGATTATTCCAAGACACTTGCAACTTGCCATCAGGAATGACGAAGAGTTAAATAAACTCTTGTCTGGAGTCACTATCGCCCAAGGTGGTGTTTTGCCAAATATCCAAGCGGTACTGTTACCTAAGAAAACTGAGAAAAAGGCATAAGCTGCTTTTTCTCACCACATAAAACTTCCAAAACGGTCCTTTTCAGGACCAACAATCGTTCTTACAAAGAACAGTCTCAAACTAACCTATTCACATCAATCATTTTAAAATCGTAGATTCTGTTCGAGTAAACTATCATCATATCGGtcattttacgtaatatttgaGCAATATGGTTGATATGCTGACATGGAGTGCAATAGAGTATAGGAGAGGTTAGGTATATAATATCGAATACTATATAGAATTATGAGTGGCAATAatcagaaatttgtttaaggATATTTCATGATTTTACGACATACGGGTCTTAAACACATACATTATCTCTCCCATCCTACcatttttttacaaatgtcTACAATAGCATGACAAATCGATAGTACTCCGATAAAATAGCATCTACTCGAAGGATAAGCAAAACCGCGGATTAAAGCTTCGATTCAATCTTACTATACGGCGCTAGTGTATCGTGAGAGCTTACGGCGAACTAAACAGATCTTAAGAAAATAATCTCTGAAAGACCTCCTTTGTGTAAGAGCATTGAACTTTATTCCGTGAATAATACGCAGTTAAAGTATACTTGTGCACTTATCGAATCAAATGTAAtactaacaaaatttcaaatatcacaTTCTATATGCATTATTTTTCGTGTGAACTATTGTAAAATCTGATTGTGGTTAATTACGATTCTTCGATCTAAACGATTTGATCaatgagaagaagaaagaaaacttgaATATATAGTAGAAATCAAGTAAATAACAAAGTTTGActcgaatatttctttcacctttttattcttcttaatcattgaaaaataaattaatacttaataattGAATAGAACTAACTTTCAAAGATATTGATAAAAGATCAAAGATCAAAGACTAGAATTCAATATAACCAAGTTCCCTTGCGAAAACATATACAAACGATagaaaggaacgaaatttGAAGGTTGTTCGACCCCTCCACTGACCCGAcgcaatattttcattctgcTCGAGTAAATCTCCCTCTGGTGTAGTGTCCGTGAGACAAAAAAGACGAGGTCGATGGTTGGAAGTTGTCAATGCCATCGAAAATGGTGGACGATCGCGTGGACGATCGGCGCGTGAACGTTGGAAGACGGAGGGGCCTCGGCAAACCGCGTCTATCTGATGCAGACGAAGCGTTACCAGGTGACTCAACTATACTCGTGTACGCCGATTTCAAAGCGccgaaagaaagggaaagtaCCCGGGACATCGAAGCATGGGAGCCTGGCGTGCTCTCAGTCCGCGGAAAGCGACTGAACGTATACGAGAAACGATTCTTCGCATCAATTCTGTCGCGCATTCGTGGAGATCGCGATCGAGATTCGTGGTGACACATTGTGGACCGTTGGAATATCGTTGATTGGATTCTCGTGTGGCGGTCGGTGGCGATTTTCTGTGACGCGGATCGTACTGGATCGAGAAATGGTAAGAAACGATCGATGTGCATGAATCTTTGTTGATATTCTTTTTAGCGTGGTAGACATCTTGCTCTTTGGAATCTTGTATATTTAGGACGTATTTAGACACGTATTTACGATCGTTTAACAGTTTGCGATTGTTAGCATTTGACAGTGGAAGATCAAATATTCCAAAGGATTAAAGTTGTGCTCTGTGCTGAATTTTTGTTGGAATTTGGTGTGGagtttaaattctttttttatatgcGATAATTGAAATCTTTTATAAAGGTTATTCAGAGAGAAAAATTCGATGGAGGCCATCTTTATTTGTTTACGAGGTTCCTCAAGGAACGTTAAACGCACGAGGTAAATGCATTCCGTTCGATATGCATGTACCTCGTGAACTTTTTACGGGGCAAGGACACCGTGATAT
Above is a genomic segment from Bombus pascuorum chromosome 9, iyBomPasc1.1, whole genome shotgun sequence containing:
- the LOC132910894 gene encoding histone H2A; its protein translation is MSGRGKGGKIKGKAKSRSNRAGLQFPVGRIHRLLRKGNYAERVGAGAPVYLAAVMEYLAAEVLELAGNAARDNKKTRIIPRHLQLAIRNDEELNKLLSGVTIAQGGVLPNIQAVLLPKKTEKKA